In the Streptomyces sp. WMMC940 genome, CGGCCGAGCGATGGACGGTCATCGTCGCCACCGACCACGGGCACATCGACGCGGGCGGCCACGGAGGCAGCTCCATCGAGGAGCGGCGGACCTTCGTCCTGGCCCAGGGGCCGGGCATCCCCGCCGGAGCCCGGCCCATCGACACCCGCCTCGTCGATGTCGCCGCCACCGTCTTCGGACAGCTCGGCATCACCCCCGACCCGGCCTGGGGCCTCGACGGCAAGCCCGTCCAGGAGCGCACCGGGGACCCCTTCGACACACTCCAGCCCTCGCTGACCGGCCGGGTGGACGAGACGGGCATCCCGGCCTCCGTCCTGGGCTTCACGCACACCGCCCCCGGCGGCTGGTCCGTGATCAACAACGCGATGGGCACCGGCGGAGTCGGCGAGTGGCGCGGCTGGGCCTTCGCGACCGACGAGTTCTGGTCCCGCACGCACCGTGACCAGTGGCGGGAGCTGAACGTGCGGTCGCGCGGCGTCTTCGCCGTGGCGGACTCCGACGAGTGGGACGACAGGGCGAACTCGGGCGGGTACGACTCCACGCTCGTCACCCCCGCGTACGACGTGAGCGGCCGCGGTACCGTGCGGCTCGACTTCACGACCCTCTACCGCCAGGAGGGCGGCCAGACCGCCCGGATCCTGGCCTCCTTCAACGGCGGGACGCCGACCGTGGTCAGGAGCTACACCTCGGACGTGGTGTCGCAGCCGCAGTCCGTGTCGGTCCCCGTCCCGGCCGGCGTCTCCAACGTGAGCTTCCGCTTCCACTACACCGGGGCGAACAACTGGTACTGGGTGATCGACGGGGTCAGGGTCACGGCTTCCTGACTAGGCTGGGGGGCGCCGGTACATCGTCGTGGCGGCGCCCCGTCAGCACACCGCACATCGCACTACGCGTACGGCAGGAGTCCGCTTCATGGCAGAGCGCAAGCCGATCGAATCCTGGCTCACCGACATGGACGGTGTCCTCATCCACGAGGGCGTGCCGATCCCGGGCGCCGACTCCTTCATCAAGAAGCTCCGGGAGAGCGAGAAACCGTTCCTCGTCCTCACCAACAACTCCATCTACACCCCGCGTGACCTGCATGCCCGGCTGGCGCGGATGGGTCTGGACGTGCCGATCGAGAACATCTGGACGTCCGCGCTGGCCACCGCCAAGTTCCTGGACGACCAGCGCCCCGGCGGTACGGCGTACGCCATCGGCGAGGCGGGGCTGACCACCGCCCTGCACGAGATCGGGTACGTCCTCACCGACCAGGATCCCGACTACGTGGTCCTCGGCGAGACCCGCACGTACAGCTTCGAGGCGCTGACGAAGGCGATCCGGCTGATCAACGGCGGAGCCCGCTTCATCAGCACCAACCCGGACGAGACCGGGCCGTCCGCCGAGGGCCCGCTCCCCGCGACCGGATCGGTCGCCGCGCTGATCACCAAGGCCACGGGCAAGGACCCGTACTTCGTGGGCAAGCCGAATCCGCTGATGATGCGGGCGGGTCTGAACGCCATCGGGGCCCACTCCGAGTCCAGCGCGATGATCGGCGACCGGATGGACACCGATGTGCTCGCGGGGCTCGAGGCGGGTATGGAGACCTTCCTCGTGCTGACCGGTCTGACGGCGCCCGCGGACATCGACCGCCACCCCTTCAGGCCCTCCAAGGTGGTCGACTCCATCGCGGACCTCGTGGACCGGATCTGACCCGGTCGGAGGCCCGGACGGCCTCGTCGCAGTGACCCGTCCGGGTCTCCTGGAGATGCGGAACTGGGCGGAACGCGTGAATCTCTTTACACCAGGAGGTTCACAATGCGTTCAGTTCCGATTGCTCTCCGTGTCGTAGGGGCGGCCGCCGGCTTCCTGATTCTGGCGCCCGTCCCGGGGACCGCGCACGCGGAGGAAGGCGCCCGGCTCACGGACACGGTCCACCCCGTCAGAGCGGAACCCGGGAGCGAGGTGCAGGACGGCCGGGAGAGCGGTGCCGTGGACCGGCTCCAGATCGTCACGCTCACGCCGCCCTCCCGCTTCGAGCCCGACGACAAACAGGGCGAGGAGGAGAACGGCAAGAAGGACCGTGAGGGCCAGGAGGGGCAGAAGGACAACGGGTCCCAGGACGGCAAGAAGGACGAGGGGTCTCGCGACGGCAGTAAGGACGAGGGGTCCCAGGAGGGGAAGAAGGACGACGGGAAGAAGGACGACGGGAAGAAGGACGAGGGGTCTCGCGACGGCAGGAAGGACGACGGGTCCCAGGACGGCAAGAAGGACGACGGGTCCCGGGATCGCGGGGACGGCTCCGACGACGGCTCCGACGAGGAGGACGGCCCGGAGGACCTGGTCGGGGCTCCCGACCCGGCCGAGAGCCCCGTCGCGCCCGTCCGCGCCGGCGGCGGCGGCGCCGCGGACCGGCTGGCCGCGCAGAGCGCCAAGTCCGCCGAATCCCAGGGCCCCGGCACGCCGCACACGGTGATCGGGCTGCTCCTGGTCGGAGCGGCGGCCGTCGCCGTGGCCTTCCGCAGCGCCCGCCGCCGGCGCGTCGGCTCCCCGGACCGGGACTGACCCGCCGTGCCCTCCGGAGACGAGGCGCCTCCGGGCAGCGGGCGGCTGCTCACCGGCGTGGCCTGGGCGATCCTGCTGATGGGCCTGTGGCTCTGGGGCCGTGAGGCCAGCGACGGTGCCGGGGGCTCCTCGGCCCCCACCACGGGGGACGTGGCGGCGGTGGGCCGTCCGCTCGGCGTACCGCTGCCGCCCGCCCGGGAGCCGCTGGCACCCGCCGGACCCACCAAGGTGGACATTCCTTCGCTAGGGGTCTCGGCCCCCGTCGTCGCCCGCGGCCTGGACAACACGGGCGCGGTCGAACCGCCGCCGTTCGCCACCCCGGACGCCGTCGGCTGGTTCGGCACCGGGACCCGGCCCGGTGCCGAGGGCGCGGCGCTGTTCGTCGGCCACGTCGACACCAGGACCGAGCCGGCGGTCTTCTACGGCCTCAGCGCGGCCCGCCCCGGCGAGACGGTCAAGGTGACCCGGACCGACGGCTCGGTCGCCGTCTTCACCATCGAGGACGTCCAGGTCGTCAGCCGGGACCGGTTCGACGCCCGCAAGGTGTACGGGGCGCACCACCCGGGCCGGGCCGAACTCCGGCTCATCACCTGCGGTGGCACCTACGACAGGAAGACCGCTTCGTACACGGCGAACGTCGTGGTGTCCGCCTACCTCACGGACGCGCGCGGCGTCTGAGGCCCGCCGGAGTCGGTGTTCGGGCCCGCCGGGACCGCGCCGCAGGTCGTGGGCGGGGCCCTCACCCACGAGAGCGCATCGGCCGTCCTCGGCCGCGGACGGCCGGGAGGCAGCCGCGGCCGCGGTTGCCTCGTGGCCCGCGGACCGCGTGTGTCAGGATGGATCCGGCCGGGCTCGTTCCGGCAGCGGGGCGCCTGGGGGGTGGCCCGGCACGTACCACGGTGCACCAAGGGGGAGTGGATGTACGGCAGTCGAGTCGGGCGCGCCCGATGGACGGCGGCCGCGATGGGGGCCGTCCTGCTGGTGGCGGGATGTTCCTCCTCGGACGGCGACGGCGACAAGCCCGCGGCCCAGCAGCCCAAGGCGACGGATCCGTACTGGGTGAACCCCGAGGGAAACGCGGCGAAGCAGGTGGCCTCGTACCTCGACGACGGTGACAGCGCGAGCGCCGAGCTGATCAAGAAGATCGCGGCCCAGCCGATGGGCGAGTGGATCGGCCCCGACGACCCGGAGGGCGAGGCGCGGAAGTACACGAAGGCCGCCGCGAAGGCGGACCGCGACGCCCTTCTGGTCCTCTACAACATCCCGCACCGTGACTGCGGCCAGTTCTCCAAGGGCGGTGCCTCGGACGGCGACGCCTACCGCGCCTGGGTCGACAAGGTCGCCAAGGGCATCGGCGACCGCCGGGCCACCGTCGTCCTCGAACCGGACGCCGTGCTGCACCTGGTGGACGGCTGCACCCCGAAGGAGTACCACCAGGAGCGGTACGACCTGCTGAAGGGGGCCATCGAACGGCTCGGGCGACTCCCCGCGACCAAGGTCTACCTGGACGCGGGCAACGCGGGCTGGGCGGACCCGGGCTCCCTCCCGGATCCGCTGCGCCGGGCCGGCATCGACCAGGCCGACGGCTTCGCGGTCAACGTCTCCAACTTCCAGACGACCGAGGCCAGCAAGGACTTCGGCCGCAAGCTGTCCGCCATGGTCGGTGGGAAGCACTTCGTGATCGACACCAGCCGCAACGGCAACGGGCCGTACACCCAGGGCGATCCGAAGGAGAACTGGTGCAACCCGCCGGGCCGTGCCCTCGGCGAGAAGCCCACGACGAAGACCGGTGATCCGCTCGTCGACGCCTATCTGTGGGTGAAGCGGCCGGGCGAGTCCGACGGTGACTGCAAGGGTGGTCCCAAGGCCGGTGACTGGTACCCGGAGTACGCACTCGAACTGGCCCGCAACACCGAGTAGCCGCACACACGACGGCGAAGGGGGCTCCCGCTGCGGGAGCCCCCTTCGCCGTCGTGCCCGTTCGTCGTCCCGGTCTAAGGGACCTCGACCCAGACGGCCTCCGACGGGGTGCCCTCTCCGTCCGTCACGAACAGCATGTACCAGCCGGACGGGACCAGGGAGCGGTTCTTCGGCACGGTGACCTCGAAACCGCCCGCCGTCCTCGTCATCTCCAGCGCGATGGACCGCTGGTCGACATCGGTCACATGCGTCACCGCGCTGGGCCGCATCAGCTTCGCCGATTTCAGCTTCGCCGCGTCCGCGCTCTTGAACGTCGCCGAGCCGCCACGCGCGATCTTCTTCGGGCCGGCGCCGATCTCGGGCCGGGAGCCCCGGAAGAGATAGGGCGGGGTGTAGATCTCGATCCGCTGCTCGAACACGCCGGGCTTGGTGTTGGCGTCGTCGCCGAAGAGCGAGTCGGAGCCGAAGATCATGACCCGGCCGTCGGGCAGCAGCACCGAACCCGAGTGGTAGTTGCGGCCGACCCGGGGGTCGGCGACACGTGTGTACTCGCCCGTCTTCGGGTCGTAGGTGCGCGCCTCCAGGACGTTGGAGCCGCTGCGGCCCCGGTAGTCCTCGGAGCCGCCGGTGACCAGGACGCTGTCGTCCGGCATCAGCGAGGCGCTCGGGTAGCGCGTGCCCTTGTCGAGGGAGGCGCCGTCCTTGAAGCGGGGCTGCGGGTCCTTCAGATCGACCAGCCGGGACTTCTCGCTGGACTTCTCGGACTCGCCGACCCCGCCGCCGCCGATGACCATGAACCGCTGGTCCTGGGCCGGCGGCAGCATCACGGTCGCCGAGGTCTCCATCAGGTCCGGGTCGCTCAGCCCGGGCACCTTGGTGAACTTGTTGGTGTCCAGGTCCCAGATCCCGGGGTCACGGCCGACGTCCGCGGGACCGTATCCGGCGTTGGAGCCGGAGTAGAAGAGCTTCCCGTTGTCCATCAGGAAGATCGCCGGGTAGGTCGGGAAACGCCGCTCGAAGCCGGTGTACTGCCACTTCTTCGTCTTCGGGTCGTAGATCTCGTCCTTGCCCGGGACGATCTGGCCGATCTCGTCCAGGCCGGACAGGGACAGGACCTTGCCGTCCTCGAGCGTGGTGAGCGTGGGATACCAGCGAGCCTCGTTCATCGGGTCGACGGTGATGTACTTCTCCGCGACCGGGTCGAACTCGAAGGCCTCCTTGATGCCCTGGAAGTCCTTCTTGTCGAGGGCGAGCTTCTGTGCGATGCCGTAGACGTTCCGGTTGTCCGAGCCCTTGAGGCCGTGCACCCGGTAGTTGTCCTCGGTACCGGTCTCGTACGACTTCCCGGACTTCGCGGCCTCGACGTAGATCCGGCCGAGTCCCGCCTCGGTGCGCAGGAAGCGCCCGGTCGCCTTGTCGAAGACCTTCTTCGCCTTCTCGACGAGGACCGGGTCCTTGGAGACGAACGTCTTGCCGTTCTTCTTGCCGGTGAACTTGGTGCCCGCGGGCAGGGTGATCGGCTTGTCCGGGTCCTCGTTGTGGACGATCATCAGGCCGCCGGCCTTGGTGACGTCCCCCTGGAGCTTCTCGTACCGCTTGGTACCGCCCGCGACCAGCAGCTTGCCGTCGGGCAACTGGGTGTGCCCGGCGCAGAACATGTCCTTGGGCGTGGGTATGTGCTTGAAGTCGTTCGTCTTCGGGTCCCAGAGCACGGACTCGAACTTCTTGGCGTCGAAGTTCTTCTGGTTGTTGCCGGAGCCCGCGATCAGCAGCACCTTGCCGGTGTGGAGCAGGGCCGCGTGGATCGTGTTGATCTTGTACTTCTCCGGGACGTCGAGGAAGTCCCAGTGGCCGTTGGCGGCCTTGTACTCGGGCCGGTTGATCTTGTACTCGTGGTACTGCTCCGAGCCGTACCGGTACATCGCCGGTCCGTTGAAACCGGCGATCGCCGCCACGACCGCCGCGCCGATCAGGATCCGCCGGGCCCGGTTCTTGCGGTGGTTCGGCCGGACGGGAAGTGTGCTCATTTCTTACGTCCCCCAAGGGCGATCTGCATGGTCTGGTCCGCGGGGGCCCACTGGGGCTGCTGCTCGTGGGCGGCCGGCGACACGGCTTCGGAGGCCCCGCCATCCGTCCCCGGCTTCGCACGGCGCCGCCCCCTCCGCTTCTTCTTCTCCTCGCGGATCCCGTACCGCCAGGCGAAGATGGGCGCCGCCGTGATCAGCAGGGCCAGGCCGGCCCAGGTGATCATCGCCGGGTGGTCGTGCCCGAACCAGAACGAGGAGACGAGCGAGCCGCCGAAGATCAGGATGAAGAAGAGGTGGATCCGGAACGTGCCGAAGAGCGTGTCCGGGCTGGAGGAGTCGCCCTTGGGCGTGACCACGAACTTGCTCTTGCGCCGCAGCGCGGCGTCCATCAGGGAGCGTGCGTAGATCGGCGCGGAGAGGGCGGACATCACCATGCCGGCCAGACCGCCGGAGCCCTCGGGCTCGTGGGGCGACACGTTGTGGCGGCGGTTCCAGATGTAGAGGCCGATCTGCAGGGCCGAGGCGTTGCCGTACAGCATCATCCAGATGGCCGGGTCGATCTGCACGCCCGAGGCGCCCATGCCCAGGAACAGCGCACAGCTGAGGGCCGCCAGGATCCAGTTGAGGGCCGACATCGGGTAGAAGATGATCATCATGGTGTAGTTGAAGAGCTTGCCGGCCGGCAGTGTGCCGAAGCCCTTCCAGTACTGCTTGAGGATCGTCTCGTACGTGCCGCGGGACCAGCGCAGCTGCTGGGTGAAGAAGTCGGTCCAGGCGGACGGGCCCTCACCGACGGCCAGGACGTCCGGGGTGTAGACGGACCGCCACTTGTTGCCGGTCCCCGGGTTCTTGGCCCGGTGCATCTCGAAGCCGGTGGCCATGTCCTCGGTGATCGAGTCGTACAGGCCACCGATCTGCTTGATGGCGCTGATGCGCACGGCGTTGGAGGTGCCGACGAACATGGGGGCGCCGTAGCGGTTGCCGGCGCGCTGGATCAGGGCGTGGAAGAGGAACTGCTGGGATTCCGCGGCCTTGGTGACGAAGGTGTCGTAGTTGCCGTAGACCTGCGGGCCGATGACGAAGCCGACGTCCGGGTCGCGGAAGTACCCGAGCATCCGCTCCAGGTAGTTCGGCAGCGGTATGTGGTCGGTGTCGACGGAGGCGAAGAAGTCGTAGTCGCCGCCGTGCGCCTCGAGCCAGGCGTTGTAGTTGCCGTGCTTGGTCTTGGCCCGGTGGGCGCCTTTCTCCTGGTTCCACTTGGCTATGCCCTTGCGGGAGAAGTGGTGGACGCCGAGCCGTGCGCAGACCTCCTTGACGGCCGGGTCGTCGCCCTCGTCGAGCAGCCACACGTGCATCAGCCCGCGGTGCCGGATCTTCACGGCCGCCTCGAGCGTCTTCGTGACCATCTCCAGGGGTTCCTTGCCCGGCACGAAGGAGGTGAGGAAGGCGACGCGGGTGCCGGACTCCGGCACGACGGGTATCGGGTCGCGGGCGACGAGTGTCGCGTGCGCGTTCGACAGGACGTTCATCGTGCGGAAGAGCTCGATCAGGCCGATCGAGACGAGCATGACGACGTCGAGCCACAGCAGCAGCTCGTCGTTCAGGTTGGGGTCGCGCTCCGTCCAGTGCTGCGGCTGCATCAGCCAGGCGAACAGGCCCAGCGAGACCAGCGGCGCGGCCCCGAGGAGCAGAGCGGCCCGGACGCGGTGCGGCTCCTGCGACAGCAACGAGCGGTACTGCACCTTGTACGGTCTCGACGGGTCCGGCTGGGTCAGGGGACCGGCCAGCCGGCTGTAGTGCTCGTAGTCGTACCTCGGCAGCGCCTTCTTGGGGCGCAACCGATGGCCTCCCGTCCTGAGCTGCGGGGGAACCCGAAGCTGCGTGGTCCGGGAAGGGTCGTCGTCCTGCTGCCGGGCGCCGTTCGGCGTCGACGTCATCTTTCATCCCCCCGCACGCCTGCTGGCTGCGTGATCGTTCGGTCGTGTCCGGACCGGGGCTCCCCTTGGCCAGCCGGTACCGGACGCATCAGTGGCAGGCCACCGTATCCGTAGACATAAGACGATGGTCTTCCGGTTGCATGATGCCCGTCTCCGCGTTCGTCCGTGAACGGGACCCCCACACCGGGCCAGTAGCGACGGGAGAATCCCCTCGAATCACCCCAAGTCGCAACTGTTTGAGCCCGCTGACCCCTTGGGGTCGCGGACTCTCAGGACAGGGTCCCGGAGCGGGGGACGTGATCGCAAGCGGATCCGGAGCCGCCGGGAGGCGCGCTGTCCGGGTTCCTCCGCACCGCTCCGCATCGGGGTGGAGGGTGGGTGTGAGGGTGGGAGGCGCGGAGCGCGTCCAATCTCTCTGGATGGGCTGTCCGATCAGGTTGGACGTCGGGCTTTCCGGTGCCTCCCCGCACGGTCGTTGACGGCGGTTTGGTCAACCGGCGTCCCAGCGGGAAGAATCCACCGCGTGGCCAACGCACTGCAGGAATTGGTGAAGAGCCGGCTGGAGCAGCAGGGCTGGTCCTACGGCGACGTGGCCCGGCGCGGGGGCGTCCCGCGTTCCACCGTGCACCACCTGGCCACCGCCGAACGCGTCACCCGCATGCCGCAGCAGGCCACGCTCGAGGGCCTGGCCAGAGGACTGGAACTGCCCCTGGACTCCGTCCGCAGGGCCGCGGCCGAAGCCTGCGGGATCCACCTGTACTTCGAGGAGACCCCCGGCACACCCGCCGACCCCGAGGTCGCCACCCTCATCGCCAGCGTCCAGCAACTCTCCCCGGCCGACCGCCGCCACGTCACCGCACTCGTCGAATCCCTCCTGCGCAACACCCACCGACCCGACACCGGCGCAGACACCCACACCCACCCCGGCACCGGCACAGACACCCACACCCACCCCGGCGCCGGCACCGGCACAGACACCGGCTCAGGACCCCGCACGGGCCACGACACCGGCACCCACCCCGGCACCCACCAGAGCACGGACCCCCACCCCGCCACCGACTGAACCGGGCCCCGACGACATCCGGCCGGGCCGCAGGCGTCGACGGGCCGGATCGCGGTTTCCGGTGCGCGCCGGCGAGGTGCGGGCGGACGTGCCGTTTCGATGGGGGATCGGAGACTTCGGGCCGGTAGTGCGCATGGCGCATCCGTTTGATGCATTTGCTGGCGAAGTATCAGATAGCCCGGAAATGCGGGCGATTGGGGGTCTATTCTCGCCCCGCGGGGCGGGTGAACCCCCCGAAGCCTCCGGGAGAGGGGTGGACGTGCTTGTCGTTCCAGGAGCGCTCGCGACCGCCGTCGTCCGTGACAGGACGGGAGAGCCGGTGGTGCTGCTGTCCGGTGAACTCCCCTCCGCCCTCACCGCGTCCGGTGTGGACGAGTTGCTCAACCTGGCCGCCGCCGTACTCGGGACGGAGGAACTGGAACTCTTCGGGCGCTGCCTCGCGGCACTCCGTTGCGGCGAGATGCTCCGGGAAACCCGTATCGAGGTCAGCGGAGCCGTACTGACCATCTACCGCGACTGACCCGCGAACGGCAGCAGGCTCCCGGGAGCCGTCTCCGGGAGCCCACGCCGACCGCCCGTCGGTTCGGGCGGCGCATCAGGCCGGATCAGAACCGGCGACCGCAATCCCAGCCGTGTCCGGCGTGGTTGCGGTACCACCCGTAGGCGTCGTACCGGTGCGCCCTGTGTGCGGGGCGGCGTTCCCACAGGCGACGGCAGTCGCGGTCCCACCGGTTCCGGTGGCGGTCCCGGACATGGTGCCTGACGTACCGCTGACCGAGGTCGGTGCAGCGCTCCACGCCGCGGAACTGCTGTGCGGCGACGGGCGAATGGGCCGGCGCGGCGATGGCCGTGCCCGTCAGGGGAATGGCGGCCGCGGTCGCGGTCAGGACCGCCGTCGCAAGGAGGCGTGCGAATGTTCTCACCGTTTTTCTCCTGGTTCGAGGGATTTCTGGTGGCCCTCCGGACCATACGCGGATCCAGTAACGGGATTCATTCGTGCATGCGAGCGGAGAGGTCTTGTCGGCGCATTGCCGACCCTGTTCCGAAAGCCGGGGAAACCGGGCCTGAGCTTTGCTTGGTGAGGGTTTCGCGAAATATGGCGGCGGTGTCTGAGAACACTCGCGAGGGTGACTCAACTGCGGCGTTTCGCACGGGTTTTGGGTGCGGGTACATAACGGCGCAAATTGCAACTCGGCTGCACCGGGTCCTGGGTTGAATAATTCCTGCGGCCCGTTGCGGCCGGAATCGGGAGCTGCCGGAATGCTCCGCCGTCGCACGGAAATCCGCCCCGAGTTGCGTGCAGTCGCTGCCCCCGTCGCTCAGCTGCGGTAGATGGTCAGTACGGCTCCGCTGACCTCGATACGGGTTTCCCGGAGCATCTCGCCGCAACGGAGTGCCGCGAGGCAGCGCCCGAAGAGTTCCAGTTCCTCCGCCCCGAGTACGGCGGCGGCCAGGTTGAGCAACTCGTCCACACCGGACGCGGTGAGGGCGGAGGGGAGTTCACCGGACAGCAGCACCACCGGCTCTCCCGTCCTGTCACGGACGACGGCGGTCGCGGACGCCATGGGGACGACAAGCATGTGCACCCCTCTCGCGGAGGTTTCGGGCGGTTCACCCGTCTTGAGGCACGAGAGGATAGCCATCAGGAGTCATGTCGTTGCCGGTGGGAATCGGCCGGATTGAGCCGATCGGGTGAGGCTCCCCACGGGCCGGCATCGGCTCCGTCCCCGCCCGTCACCTCTCCTGCCTGCGGTTTTGGTGGGCATGGGCGGTCTTCGCCATGGCGGGCGGGATGTTCCGGTCCCTTGTCGGTGGCTCCGCGGAGTCCTACTGTCCAATCTCGTCAGACAGATCGTCCGGCATGGATGGACGCGTTCGGGAACGGGCGCAGTCCGCCCATGCCCTTCGCGCAAAGGACCCACCCATGCTTGGCATGCGAGAACTGGACGCCGAGGCCGCCGCGGAGCTGCTGCCCGGGCGTGAGGCCCTGGGCCGGCTGCGGTTCAACTTCGTCAGGACCACGAGCGTGAGCGAGCGCATCGCCTACGTCGACGCCCACAACGAGTCGCTCGCGGCCAACGTCTGTTCGCCGGACGCCGTCGCGGCCTCCGAGGCGACCCAGTCCATCAGCGTCCGCCAGTAGCGGCACTTCCTTCCCAGAGGGGTTTCCACCATGAACGTCGAAGAGCTCGAGGCCGAGGCCGCCGCCGAACTGCTGCCCGGGCGCGAGGCCCTGGGCCGGCTGCGGTTCAACTTCGTCAGGACCACCAACGTGAGCGAGCGCATCGCGTACGTCAGCGCCCACAACGAGTCGCTCGCGACCAACATCAACTCCCCGTACGCCGTCGCGGCCTCGTCCGCCGCCCAGTCCATCAGCGTCAGCCAGTAGCCGGCGCTTCCTCCCGAGAGGGGTTTCCACCATGAACGAAGACCAGCTCAACGCCGAGGCCGCCGCCGAACTGCTGCCCGGGCGCGAGGCCCTGGGCCGGCTGCGGTTCAACTTCGTCAGGACCACCAACGTGAGCGAGCGCATCGCCTACGTCAGCGCCCACAACGAGTCGCTCGCCGCCAACATCGACTCCCCGGACGCCGTCGCGGCCTCCGAGGCGACCCAGTCCATCTCGATCAGCCAGTAACGATCCCGGTCGTGTGCGGGCCGCGTTCTTGGGGGCGCGGCCCGCACCGGGAGGAAGAGCAGGACGGTGACCAAAAGCCAGAAGGTCCACCCTGGTCCCGTGGGGGCGGCGGCCTGCGACGCGGGCGACGTGGCTCACCCGTACGAATACACGGAGACGCTGTTCCCCGTTCCGCGTCTCGGTGCGGGACTCCAGTTTCTCGGCGAGTACCAGGGGTCCGGCTTCACGGACCGCAAGTACCTGGTCCGCCGAGGGGACGGGCAGGTGGTCCAGCTCTCCCGGTTGCTCTACCTGGTCGCCGAATCCATCGACGGCGTACGCGACACCGAGACCGTCTCGCACCGGGTCAGCGGGCGCTACGGACGGGAGATCAGCGCCGACAACATCGAGTACCTCGTCGAGCAGAAGCTCGAACCGCTCGGCATCACCGTCCCCTTCGGACAGGAGGGCGACCAGGTCGCCGGCCCCACCACCGACCTCCTCCTGGTCCTCAAGGGCCACCGGGTGATCTTCCGCGAGCGGCAGGTGGCCCGTATCGCCGCGGCGCTCGCCTGGCTGC is a window encoding:
- a CDS encoding helix-turn-helix domain-containing protein, producing the protein MANALQELVKSRLEQQGWSYGDVARRGGVPRSTVHHLATAERVTRMPQQATLEGLARGLELPLDSVRRAAAEACGIHLYFEETPGTPADPEVATLIASVQQLSPADRRHVTALVESLLRNTHRPDTGADTHTHPGTGTDTHTHPGAGTGTDTGSGPRTGHDTGTHPGTHQSTDPHPATD
- a CDS encoding HAD-IIA family hydrolase, which codes for MAERKPIESWLTDMDGVLIHEGVPIPGADSFIKKLRESEKPFLVLTNNSIYTPRDLHARLARMGLDVPIENIWTSALATAKFLDDQRPGGTAYAIGEAGLTTALHEIGYVLTDQDPDYVVLGETRTYSFEALTKAIRLINGGARFISTNPDETGPSAEGPLPATGSVAALITKATGKDPYFVGKPNPLMMRAGLNAIGAHSESSAMIGDRMDTDVLAGLEAGMETFLVLTGLTAPADIDRHPFRPSKVVDSIADLVDRI
- a CDS encoding glycosyltransferase family 2 protein, with translation MTSTPNGARQQDDDPSRTTQLRVPPQLRTGGHRLRPKKALPRYDYEHYSRLAGPLTQPDPSRPYKVQYRSLLSQEPHRVRAALLLGAAPLVSLGLFAWLMQPQHWTERDPNLNDELLLWLDVVMLVSIGLIELFRTMNVLSNAHATLVARDPIPVVPESGTRVAFLTSFVPGKEPLEMVTKTLEAAVKIRHRGLMHVWLLDEGDDPAVKEVCARLGVHHFSRKGIAKWNQEKGAHRAKTKHGNYNAWLEAHGGDYDFFASVDTDHIPLPNYLERMLGYFRDPDVGFVIGPQVYGNYDTFVTKAAESQQFLFHALIQRAGNRYGAPMFVGTSNAVRISAIKQIGGLYDSITEDMATGFEMHRAKNPGTGNKWRSVYTPDVLAVGEGPSAWTDFFTQQLRWSRGTYETILKQYWKGFGTLPAGKLFNYTMMIIFYPMSALNWILAALSCALFLGMGASGVQIDPAIWMMLYGNASALQIGLYIWNRRHNVSPHEPEGSGGLAGMVMSALSAPIYARSLMDAALRRKSKFVVTPKGDSSSPDTLFGTFRIHLFFILIFGGSLVSSFWFGHDHPAMITWAGLALLITAAPIFAWRYGIREEKKKRRGRRRAKPGTDGGASEAVSPAAHEQQPQWAPADQTMQIALGGRKK
- a CDS encoding glycoside hydrolase family 6 protein — protein: MYGSRVGRARWTAAAMGAVLLVAGCSSSDGDGDKPAAQQPKATDPYWVNPEGNAAKQVASYLDDGDSASAELIKKIAAQPMGEWIGPDDPEGEARKYTKAAAKADRDALLVLYNIPHRDCGQFSKGGASDGDAYRAWVDKVAKGIGDRRATVVLEPDAVLHLVDGCTPKEYHQERYDLLKGAIERLGRLPATKVYLDAGNAGWADPGSLPDPLRRAGIDQADGFAVNVSNFQTTEASKDFGRKLSAMVGGKHFVIDTSRNGNGPYTQGDPKENWCNPPGRALGEKPTTKTGDPLVDAYLWVKRPGESDGDCKGGPKAGDWYPEYALELARNTE
- a CDS encoding class F sortase → MPSGDEAPPGSGRLLTGVAWAILLMGLWLWGREASDGAGGSSAPTTGDVAAVGRPLGVPLPPAREPLAPAGPTKVDIPSLGVSAPVVARGLDNTGAVEPPPFATPDAVGWFGTGTRPGAEGAALFVGHVDTRTEPAVFYGLSAARPGETVKVTRTDGSVAVFTIEDVQVVSRDRFDARKVYGAHHPGRAELRLITCGGTYDRKTASYTANVVVSAYLTDARGV
- a CDS encoding kelch motif-containing protein, producing MSTLPVRPNHRKNRARRILIGAAVVAAIAGFNGPAMYRYGSEQYHEYKINRPEYKAANGHWDFLDVPEKYKINTIHAALLHTGKVLLIAGSGNNQKNFDAKKFESVLWDPKTNDFKHIPTPKDMFCAGHTQLPDGKLLVAGGTKRYEKLQGDVTKAGGLMIVHNEDPDKPITLPAGTKFTGKKNGKTFVSKDPVLVEKAKKVFDKATGRFLRTEAGLGRIYVEAAKSGKSYETGTEDNYRVHGLKGSDNRNVYGIAQKLALDKKDFQGIKEAFEFDPVAEKYITVDPMNEARWYPTLTTLEDGKVLSLSGLDEIGQIVPGKDEIYDPKTKKWQYTGFERRFPTYPAIFLMDNGKLFYSGSNAGYGPADVGRDPGIWDLDTNKFTKVPGLSDPDLMETSATVMLPPAQDQRFMVIGGGGVGESEKSSEKSRLVDLKDPQPRFKDGASLDKGTRYPSASLMPDDSVLVTGGSEDYRGRSGSNVLEARTYDPKTGEYTRVADPRVGRNYHSGSVLLPDGRVMIFGSDSLFGDDANTKPGVFEQRIEIYTPPYLFRGSRPEIGAGPKKIARGGSATFKSADAAKLKSAKLMRPSAVTHVTDVDQRSIALEMTRTAGGFEVTVPKNRSLVPSGWYMLFVTDGEGTPSEAVWVEVP
- a CDS encoding alkaline phosphatase family protein gives rise to the protein MPTRGIPRRSVLAAGAATAATAAALTNAPAALAAARPLPDGTSRDKVLVVGMDGLRHDRIDAADAPHLKSMMANGTYGTSLLYSRPMAATSSGPGWSTISTGVWPDKHGVRDNTFIGKNYGRYPGFLARLAQVRPELSTYAAVDWKPLDTQGTVTPGADVRLVLDGDRDGYPGHDATIANDTESILRDQNPDVLFVYFGNTDVVAHGSGTGRKYLDAIAVQDAHLGRLLAAIKARPTYPAERWTVIVATDHGHIDAGGHGGSSIEERRTFVLAQGPGIPAGARPIDTRLVDVAATVFGQLGITPDPAWGLDGKPVQERTGDPFDTLQPSLTGRVDETGIPASVLGFTHTAPGGWSVINNAMGTGGVGEWRGWAFATDEFWSRTHRDQWRELNVRSRGVFAVADSDEWDDRANSGGYDSTLVTPAYDVSGRGTVRLDFTTLYRQEGGQTARILASFNGGTPTVVRSYTSDVVSQPQSVSVPVPAGVSNVSFRFHYTGANNWYWVIDGVRVTAS